One stretch of Nicotiana tabacum cultivar K326 chromosome 18, ASM71507v2, whole genome shotgun sequence DNA includes these proteins:
- the LOC107778531 gene encoding receptor-like protein Cf-9 homolog isoform X2: MGYEKIVLFLLYAFLCRLAFSSSIPHLCPKDQALALLQFKKMFTIDPDASFYCHTSYPKILSWNRSKDCCSWKGVNCDETTRHVVELDLGCSQLQGKLHSNSSLFKLSNLKRLNLSGNDFYGSHISPKFDTQLYGTLPERVFHLSNLKYLDLWHNTQLEVRFPMIKWNSSTSLTDLYLNSVNFTGNIPESFSYLTSLNKLDMSSCNLSGPILKPLWNLTRIELLHLENNRLEGPISQLFRFGNLKTLWLGNNNFDGRLECFNGTQLRDLVVSSNSLIGPISSSVLSLSSLEWLDLSNNHFSGKIGELKSKTLWNVDLTQNQLQGPIPKSLLNQQNLQYLLLSQNNLSGQIDSTICNLKTLLLLDLRSNNLQGTIPECLGEMDSILVLDLNNNNLSGTIQANFSIGNRFRVIKLHGNKLEGKIPGSLINCKYLELLDLGNNELNDTFPKWLGVLPNLKILYLRSNKLHGSIRVSRNRNLFSQLQVLDLSSNAFNGNLPTGLFENFQAMKINDENMRNLTFVEETSNLIFTTKGLELQFPHVLSTNNMVIDLSRNRFEGCIPSTVGGLIGLRTLNLSHNGLEGLIPASLQHLYVLESLDLSFNKIGGGIPQQLVSLTSLAVLNLSYNHLVGCIPKGNQFDTFENSSYQGNEGLRGFSPSRGCGDDGVTQATTPNVLDQGEDEDSSMISWLAVLIGYGCGLIIGLSIIYIISTQNPLWFSRIILELEQRIVTRMKKHKKRY; encoded by the exons ATGGGTTATGAAAAAATTGTATTGTTTCTGCTCTATGCCTTTCTCTGTAGACTTGCTTTCTCCTCATCCATACCACATTTGTGCCCCAAAGATCAAGCTCTTGCTCTTCTACAATTCAAAAAGATGTTTACCATAGATCCTGACGCTTCATTTTACTGCCACACATCTTATCCTAAAATTCTTTCATGGAATAGGAGCAAAGATTGCTGCTCATGGAAAGGAGTTAACTGCGACGAGACAACACGCCATGTGGTTGAGCTTGACCTCGGTTGCAGTCAACTTCAAGGCAAGCTTCATTCCAACAGTAGCCTCTTCAAACTCTCTAATCTCAAAAGGCTTAATTTATCTGGTAATGATTTCTATGGATCGCACATTTCGCCTAAATTTG ACACGCAATTATATGGGACATTGCCTGAAAGAGTCTTTCACCTTTCCAACTTGAAATATCTTGACTTATGGCACAATACCCAGCTCGAAGTTAGGTTTCCAATGATCAAATGGAATAGCAGTACATCTCTCACGGATTTATATCTCAATAGTGTGAATTTTACTGGTAATATACCTGAATCATTTAGCTATTTAACTTCATTGAATAAACTGGACATGAGCTCTTGTAATCTCTCGGGACCTATTCTAAAACCTCTATGGAATCTAACTCGCATAGAGCTTTTGCACCTTGAAAATAACCGACTTGAAGGACCAATTTCCCAGCTCTTCAGATTCGGTAATCTCAAGACCTTATGGCTTGGAAATAACAACTTTGATGGCCGACTTGAGTGCTTTAATGGGACACAACTTAGGGACTTAGTTGTTTCGTCCAATTCCCTAATTGGTCCAATTTCTTCCAGTGTATTATCCCTCTCATCACTAGAATGGTTAGACTTGAGCAATAACCATTTCAGTGGCAAAATTGGAGAGTTAAAGTCCAAAACATTGTGGAACGTTGATCTAACACAAAATCAGCTGCAAGGTCCTATTCCAAAGTCACTCCTAAACCAACAGAACCTCCAATATCTTCTcctttctcaaaataatctcagtGGACAGATTGATTCAACCATCTGCAATTTGAAAACATTACTGTTATTAGATCTGAGAAGTAATAATTTACAGGGAACAATCCCCGAATGTTTGGGTGAGATGGATAGTATTCTGGTTTTGGACTTAAACAATAATAATCTTAGTGGGACAATTCAAGCAAATTTTAGTATTGGAAACCGATTCAGAGTCATTAAATTGCATGGGAATAAGTTAGAGGGGAAAATCCCAGGATCTTTGATCAATTGCAAGTATTTGGAACTACTTGATTTAGGTAACAATGAGTTGAACGACACTTTTCCAAAATGGTTGGGAGTCCTACCAAATTTGAAGATTTTATATTTGAGATCAAATAAGTTGCATGGGTCCATCAGAGTGTCAAGAAATAGAAACTTGTTTTCACAACTTCAAGTTCTGGATCTTTCATCCAATGCATTTAATGGGAATTTACCAACAGGTCTTTTTGAGAATTTCCAAGCCATGAAAATAAATGATGAGAACATGAGAAACCTAACATTTGTAGAAGAAACATCTAATTTGATATTTACAACAAAAGGATTGGAACTTCAATTTCCTCATGTTTTGAGTACTAATAATATGGTTATTGATCTCTCAAGGAATAGATTTGAAGGTTGTATTCCAAGTACTGTTGGAGGTCTCATTGGACTTCGTACGTTGAACTTGTCTCACAATGGCTTAGAAGGTCTTATACCAGCATCATTACAACATTTGTATGTACTTGAATCGTTGGATCTCTCATTTAACAAAATTGGTGGAGGAATTCCGCAACAACTTGTATCTCTAACATCACTTGCAGTCTTAAATCTCTCTTACAATCATCTCGTTGGATGCATCCCTAAAGGAAATCAATTTGATACTTTCGAGAACAGTTCATACCAAGGGAATGAAGGATTACGTGGATTTTCACCCTCAAGAGGCTGTGGTGATGACGGAGTAACACAAGCAACAACCCCAAATGTGCTAGAtcaaggagaagatgaagattCATCAATGATCAGTTGGCTGGCGGTTCTCATAGGTTACGGTTGTGGATTAATTATTGGACTATCCATAATATACATAATCTCAACTCAAAATCCATTATGGTTTTCCAGGATAATTTTAGAACTGGAACAAAGAATCGTTACGAGAATGAAAAAACACAAGAAAAGATATTAG
- the LOC107778531 gene encoding receptor-like protein Cf-9 homolog isoform X1, which yields MGYEKIVLFLLYAFLCRLAFSSSIPHLCPKDQALALLQFKKMFTIDPDASFYCHTSYPKILSWNRSKDCCSWKGVNCDETTRHVVELDLGCSQLQGKLHSNSSLFKLSNLKRLNLSGNDFYGSHISPKFGEFSSLTHLDLSSSEFSGQIPLEISHLSKLYVLRINDDVRLGPHNFELLFKNLTQLRELDLDYVNISSTIPLNFSSYLTILRLADTQLYGTLPERVFHLSNLKYLDLWHNTQLEVRFPMIKWNSSTSLTDLYLNSVNFTGNIPESFSYLTSLNKLDMSSCNLSGPILKPLWNLTRIELLHLENNRLEGPISQLFRFGNLKTLWLGNNNFDGRLECFNGTQLRDLVVSSNSLIGPISSSVLSLSSLEWLDLSNNHFSGKIGELKSKTLWNVDLTQNQLQGPIPKSLLNQQNLQYLLLSQNNLSGQIDSTICNLKTLLLLDLRSNNLQGTIPECLGEMDSILVLDLNNNNLSGTIQANFSIGNRFRVIKLHGNKLEGKIPGSLINCKYLELLDLGNNELNDTFPKWLGVLPNLKILYLRSNKLHGSIRVSRNRNLFSQLQVLDLSSNAFNGNLPTGLFENFQAMKINDENMRNLTFVEETSNLIFTTKGLELQFPHVLSTNNMVIDLSRNRFEGCIPSTVGGLIGLRTLNLSHNGLEGLIPASLQHLYVLESLDLSFNKIGGGIPQQLVSLTSLAVLNLSYNHLVGCIPKGNQFDTFENSSYQGNEGLRGFSPSRGCGDDGVTQATTPNVLDQGEDEDSSMISWLAVLIGYGCGLIIGLSIIYIISTQNPLWFSRIILELEQRIVTRMKKHKKRY from the coding sequence ATGGGTTATGAAAAAATTGTATTGTTTCTGCTCTATGCCTTTCTCTGTAGACTTGCTTTCTCCTCATCCATACCACATTTGTGCCCCAAAGATCAAGCTCTTGCTCTTCTACAATTCAAAAAGATGTTTACCATAGATCCTGACGCTTCATTTTACTGCCACACATCTTATCCTAAAATTCTTTCATGGAATAGGAGCAAAGATTGCTGCTCATGGAAAGGAGTTAACTGCGACGAGACAACACGCCATGTGGTTGAGCTTGACCTCGGTTGCAGTCAACTTCAAGGCAAGCTTCATTCCAACAGTAGCCTCTTCAAACTCTCTAATCTCAAAAGGCTTAATTTATCTGGTAATGATTTCTATGGATCGCACATTTCGCCTAAATTTGGTGAGTTTTCTAGTTTGACACATCTTGATTTATCAAGTTCAGAGTTTTCAGGTCAAATTCCTTTAGAAATCTCTCATCTTTCTAAATTATACGTTCTTCGTATCAATGATGATGTGAGACTTGGACCTCACAATTTTGAACTGCTCTTTAAGAACTTGACCCAATTAAGAGAGCTTGATCTTGACTATGTCAACATCTCTTCCACCATTCCTCTAAATTTCTCTTCTTATTTAACAATTCTACGACTTGCAGACACGCAATTATATGGGACATTGCCTGAAAGAGTCTTTCACCTTTCCAACTTGAAATATCTTGACTTATGGCACAATACCCAGCTCGAAGTTAGGTTTCCAATGATCAAATGGAATAGCAGTACATCTCTCACGGATTTATATCTCAATAGTGTGAATTTTACTGGTAATATACCTGAATCATTTAGCTATTTAACTTCATTGAATAAACTGGACATGAGCTCTTGTAATCTCTCGGGACCTATTCTAAAACCTCTATGGAATCTAACTCGCATAGAGCTTTTGCACCTTGAAAATAACCGACTTGAAGGACCAATTTCCCAGCTCTTCAGATTCGGTAATCTCAAGACCTTATGGCTTGGAAATAACAACTTTGATGGCCGACTTGAGTGCTTTAATGGGACACAACTTAGGGACTTAGTTGTTTCGTCCAATTCCCTAATTGGTCCAATTTCTTCCAGTGTATTATCCCTCTCATCACTAGAATGGTTAGACTTGAGCAATAACCATTTCAGTGGCAAAATTGGAGAGTTAAAGTCCAAAACATTGTGGAACGTTGATCTAACACAAAATCAGCTGCAAGGTCCTATTCCAAAGTCACTCCTAAACCAACAGAACCTCCAATATCTTCTcctttctcaaaataatctcagtGGACAGATTGATTCAACCATCTGCAATTTGAAAACATTACTGTTATTAGATCTGAGAAGTAATAATTTACAGGGAACAATCCCCGAATGTTTGGGTGAGATGGATAGTATTCTGGTTTTGGACTTAAACAATAATAATCTTAGTGGGACAATTCAAGCAAATTTTAGTATTGGAAACCGATTCAGAGTCATTAAATTGCATGGGAATAAGTTAGAGGGGAAAATCCCAGGATCTTTGATCAATTGCAAGTATTTGGAACTACTTGATTTAGGTAACAATGAGTTGAACGACACTTTTCCAAAATGGTTGGGAGTCCTACCAAATTTGAAGATTTTATATTTGAGATCAAATAAGTTGCATGGGTCCATCAGAGTGTCAAGAAATAGAAACTTGTTTTCACAACTTCAAGTTCTGGATCTTTCATCCAATGCATTTAATGGGAATTTACCAACAGGTCTTTTTGAGAATTTCCAAGCCATGAAAATAAATGATGAGAACATGAGAAACCTAACATTTGTAGAAGAAACATCTAATTTGATATTTACAACAAAAGGATTGGAACTTCAATTTCCTCATGTTTTGAGTACTAATAATATGGTTATTGATCTCTCAAGGAATAGATTTGAAGGTTGTATTCCAAGTACTGTTGGAGGTCTCATTGGACTTCGTACGTTGAACTTGTCTCACAATGGCTTAGAAGGTCTTATACCAGCATCATTACAACATTTGTATGTACTTGAATCGTTGGATCTCTCATTTAACAAAATTGGTGGAGGAATTCCGCAACAACTTGTATCTCTAACATCACTTGCAGTCTTAAATCTCTCTTACAATCATCTCGTTGGATGCATCCCTAAAGGAAATCAATTTGATACTTTCGAGAACAGTTCATACCAAGGGAATGAAGGATTACGTGGATTTTCACCCTCAAGAGGCTGTGGTGATGACGGAGTAACACAAGCAACAACCCCAAATGTGCTAGAtcaaggagaagatgaagattCATCAATGATCAGTTGGCTGGCGGTTCTCATAGGTTACGGTTGTGGATTAATTATTGGACTATCCATAATATACATAATCTCAACTCAAAATCCATTATGGTTTTCCAGGATAATTTTAGAACTGGAACAAAGAATCGTTACGAGAATGAAAAAACACAAGAAAAGATATTAG